The window GCTGAATGAGTTTGCATCAGGAAACATGTCAGCTCAAATGAGAACTTCCACAAGAAAAATGCTCTCAGTGATAGCGTTTGTTTATCACTGCAGATAAAACGGGTTATGTAGTGTGGTCCTCTATTTATGTACATGAAATGCCAGACTACTATGCATGAAAATTATACTGAGACATGGCTGCTAATCTTTCTAGTTTATATATTCTACTTTGAcactgttttttctttctttcactgaaACGTGCAACTAAAAATACCAAACCAGGGTTTACAATCAAAGACAAAATTGCATTATGATACTTGAGCAAAAACCAATACAATTACTCAGGTGTTGGTGTGGTAGTGTTTTATGCACGAGACCATCTATAGAAGCTAACGAAATTATGCAATACAAAGCGTGTGGAGGCACATGGATAGTTCCCATCAGGCCTCTTCTATATGTTGAGATGTTGAAAAACATATAGGTGCATGAAAACTGTTTCACACAACTGAAATGCCAATGGATGACTGATTGAATCTAGGCCTGAAATAAAAGTTGAGTACCCTCAAGAATTGGATGATAAGTAATTAGCATGGCATAGAAACAATTTACAGGACATGATGGTTTCTGCAGCTCATAGGCATATATAACTGCAAATAAAGCTAAACCGCCCTCGGTATTACCTCAGGGGGCTTCACACCGATCCTGGCACATACATATAAATTTCTCTCATGTAGATCGTCCACAAACATGTCCACGACCTCGTTATGCAATGACACGTTAGCATGGTTTCCCTATGAAAAAACACACGCAGAGAACACATTCAGTAACCAACAAGCATCTTATAATCCTGGAGAACAACATCAAAAGATATAGGCTGTCAACATTACAAAGACATAATTTATCCTACTCAAATCACAGGCAACTAAGGAAAGCCCTTAAATGTCCTATAGAGACAACAATGTAGAGAAACAACAATCAGACTTGCATAAGCAGCGTATGAGTCGCAAAAGACTGGAGAACAAAATAGGCATTCACCTTTTCATCAGTCACGACCATATGTATACTCTTGATAGGGCCATCATCAAAGCCACCTCGCTGGCACCATAACCTAGAGATGCGCAAGTTAATTCGCTGGTTCCAAACGGCCGAGGAGATGCCAGTTAGGTCGACAAAAGGTGGCGCCGGTGGGGGGGAACGTACGATAAGAAAGCAGGAAAGTAAGCAACAACAAAAGCAAAAAACAATCGAAGACGAGAGGGAGGGGTGGGTACCTCTTGATCAATCTCCAGATCCATCGCTCTTGTCGATAGACTCCGTCGGCAAAGGGAAACAGAGACCGGTGTCTGTAATCTTGCAAGCCCAACACACTGCTTACTGTAGTTTGCCGTGTGTCACATTATATATGCATCTGAAGTTAGTAGATATCCTCATATAGGTGATACAACATAAAGAGAAAATAGAAACTAAAGCTCAAGACAGTTGTGCATTTTACAAAAAAAAAATAAACATAATATACATAGAAGAAACTTTGGATGCCAGTATTAATGCAGCAAGGGATCTAATAATTTTTCAGTGCACAAGTAGCCTAAGCAATACATTTTCTGAGTCGGTATATATAGAACCTTAGTAAGCATATATGAAGTTCTTATTATTGGTTAGAGTAGCCCTTTCATAAAAGGTTTTGGATCTTCTGAAcgtgaaaaataataaaaacaatgAGATTCAAGATAATAATAAATGGTACAGATAGATAAGGCATGTAACTCTATTCCATAAGTAAATGAAGTCCTCTGTATGACTAACAGCAGTTTATAAACTCGGTGTGGTGGAGGTTGTGCCTCTCCTGCCGAGCACCAAGTGGCGGTAGCCTAAGTCAGGATCATAGCGGGAAGAGAAATGGGGAACTAATAAAGAGAACTGGGGTATTAATTAAGCATGAATTTTCATGTAGAAAACGATTATTGATCTATTAAATTAACAAATTACCAGTCCTAAAGGTCGAGGTGGAAGCATGGAAACACATCCCTTACAACAACTATGTCCTGATACAGAAAAAATCACCGCTATCAGTCACAGTACATGAAGACAGAAGCAATAAAAAATAATAGTATAAAAGGAATCTTGAAAATCAACTCCTTACGGGTGCCGAAGGGTtttcctatttagcgctgcaggcgcccgttatagGCAAATTtacaaacgggcgcctgcagcactCCGCGCGGGGCCGGCCCATTACTGTGTATTCTCATCGTACGCAAAAAATGGGTGCGCTCACTAAGGATCGAACCGGAGACCCGGCAGTTGCAGCTTCGTTCATCCTACCACCGCGCCAGCAAGTGGGATCTGAAAAAATAGGTGCGCTCACTAAGGATCGAACCGGAGACCAGGCAGTTGCAGCTTCGTTCATCCTACAACCGCGCCAGCAAGTGGGATCTGATAAAAATCAACTCTTTACTTTATTTACTCTGTGGCTCTCTCTTTTTttcgttttctgttttttctttcttcttcttcctggttttcaaaatcaatgattttttttctattttagtgaactattttaacaaatgatgatttttttcaaatccaatgagattttttttcaaatttgatgaaccttttcaatttgatgaacttttttcaaattcaaataactattttcaaattcgaagaactattttcaaatttgatgaacttttctcaaatctgatgaactttttttaaatttgattaagatttctcaaatttgatgaactctttttcaaatccaatgaacttattttaattcgatgaactttttccaatttcagtgaactttttttcaaattcgatgaacttttttcaaatttgatgaagaaTTTTCAAATACGATGAACTCTAtttcaaatccaatgaacttttttcaaatttgatgaagaattttcaaatccgatgaactctatttcaaatccaatgaacttttcttaaatttgatgaactttttacaaattcagtgatctttttttcaaattcgatgaacttttttcaaatatgtgaacttttttcaaactcatgGTCGTTTTCATTgttgtgaactttttttaaaaaaatttgtgcCTTTTTTTTCTATTCCATGAACTTTTgtttttgaattcgtgaacttaTTTGAATACATGAACCTTTTTTTACATTTGCCAACTTTTTTATGCATGTTTGTCAACTATCCAAAAATTTTATATTTTTTCCATACATTCATGTTTTTCATCGATGTTTTCAATTAATTCAACAAACTAAGCGAGATAAGTAGCGCTGCGGCAGTGGTTCTTAAACTAAGTCGCGTTGTAGTGaatcactactccctccgttccaaaatagatgatccaattttgtactaattttagtacaaagttgagtcatctaatttggaatggagggagtagtagctaGTAGGTGTATTGGTTGGCTAAAGTAGAAGATTAATGTGAGGTCGCGAGTTCGATTCGGAGAGACGCACCTTTTTATCGCTCGTTTTTTAGCGTCAGACAACGATCCTCGTGAGGGGTAGTAGCGAGGGAGCCTTTGTTTGGGCCGGCCCAAGAGCGCGTCTGCGTGGGCGCCGAAACTCTTAGTTGGCGCTGAAGGCGCTGACTAGAAGCTCCCGGCGCCGAAGGCTCCGACGAAACCGGAACGGAATCTCCTTAGGGCATGTACATCAGCCTAGACACCTGCTGTCTATAACAACGCTCCACATCAGCTATAGACAGAACTACAGATACCCTTTACAATGGACCGTCTCTTTTGCTGTCTGTAGGTTTGCTAAAACCACGATCCACTAGACACTACGGTTAGGCAGGGTCGTGGGGGAAATTACCGACGCTGCCGCGTACAACGGGAAAAGGCTGTCGCTAAGAAGCGATTTTTTGGGGCTACAGACCGTCTGTCAAATTATAGACACCCTCCTTCTCACTCATCAATCTCTCTCCTCCACCTAGATAAATTTCCTACGTGGTAAACTTTATAGACAGCTGAGTAGACACCGTTGTATATGCCCTTACGCTGGACGGCTGGAGCCGCCGATGCGTTATTTTCTCCaggcctcatcatcatcagcccacgaTCACGAGACCCGCGTCCGTCCGataaaaccctagcctcctctgcctTCACTGGCCTCTCATCATCCTATAATCCGCGAATCACCCAACGCACCGCACCGCAGCCGCACCGCACGCACACCAACAACCAGAGCGCGCCGCAGAACACCCGACGACATGGCCGTCGCCTCCGCCTGGGCCAAGCCCGGCTCATGGGCTCTCGCCGCCGAGGAGCAGGACGAcctccccccgccgccgccccccGTCCCAGCCTCCGACTTCCCCGacctcgccaccgccgccaccaccaaggtccccaagaagaagaaggtccAGCCAGTCTCCCTCGCCTCGTTCAACAGCGCCAAGTTCGTCCTCCCCTCCTCCCGTGGGCCCACCCCAGACATGCTGCTAAGCCTCCCCACCGGCCCCCGCGAGCGCACTGAGGAGGAGCTCGGCGGGGCACGCTGGGGCAACGTGTCTCGCGGCTCCGACGAGATGCGACGTGGCGGATCTGGCACGGAGGACTACGGCCCGTCCCGCGCCGACGAAGCGGATGATTGGGGTGTCAAGAAGCCGATGGAGAGGAGGGAGCGGATGGGAGGGTTTGGTGGTGATTCGATTTCGTCGCGTGCTGATGACGTCAACGACTGGGTGTCCACCAAGAAGACGGCGCCTTCTCTACCCATGGAGCGGAGGGAGCGTAGCAGCGCGTTTGGTAGCGAGTCGCAGGGACGCGCTGACGATTCCACGAGCTGGGTTTCCAACAAGAGCTACTCTGCTCCCCCGCCCCCACCTTCGGATGGCCGAAGGGGTGGGTCAGTTTGGGGTTTCAATAGGGATGGTTGTCCAGATGCTGATTCTTGGGCAAGGAAGAGAGAGGAGGTAAGCAGTGGTGGTGGTAGTAGCAGTACCCGTCCGCGTCTTGTTTTGCAGAAGCGAACTTTACCGATTGCCGTTGCAACTGATGGGGAGAAGGATGAGGGTGTAGAGGAAGAGAAAGGAGAGTTTCAGCCCAAAAGCTGGTCTTGCAATCCATTTGGGGCTGCACGCCCACGTGAGGAAGTGCTTGCCGCAAAGGTGGAGAACTTGACGAAGGAGGTGTATGAACAGGAGGAGAAGCTGGTGATTCAACCAAAAGTCAGATCTTGGAATCCGTTTGGGGCAGCCCGCCCACGGGAGGAAGTGCTTGCTGGGAAGGGGGAAGATTGGAGGAAGATTGATGAGAAGCTTGAGGCCCTGAAGGTGCGTGAAGCACCACCTGAGCTTAGGTCCCCTGGGAGGAGGGGTTCCCCAGTCCAAGGCGAGGAGAACGAGAACGGCGAAGTGCTGGAGAGGAGTACTGGCAGAGTGTGGAAGAAACCTACTGCAGTTGAGGCTGAAGTACTATCTGAACAAGGGTCTGATAACTGATCTCATCCCTCTAAACATTGATTAAATTGCCTTTCCATGGTTGATCATGTCATGTTCTAGTGTTTAGTTTTTTGTCATGGGAATTTTATGTTTTATTCCTGAATTGGTTGGTCCTGTTATTGCACTTTATTTTCTAGAGGTGTACGCTAAAAAAACGAATGCTGCTGTTTGCTGCCTATTCATCCGCTTGTAAGGTGCCCATGATAGCAACATGATGTGCGTGGTTCATTTGAACATCATGATAGGTTGATTTTTTTCCTTAAAATGAGAAATGTTTAGAGTAATGCTGTGGTACAGAGTATCAGTACCTTCTTACATCCCTGCCCAGAAATAGTTCCTTGGCCTAAATCACAAAATTGCAGATGTTTTTTCTTCTGCATGTCTTTAGCTTGACACATGTTGTGACACAATTGTGTATAACCAGTCTGAAATCTATGTTGTGATCATGTGATGCAAATTTATTTTGTAGTataaaatatgcttctatggtagcATTGGTTGAACTAGAAGTGTCCCTGTTTTCATTTGCTTTTGCTGCATTAACATACACACCTTTTGTCAATGATTGATCCCTCCATATATAAACTACTGAAAAAAAACTAATGTTCAGGAAATCATTAACTGGTAACTTCTCGGTAAGCTGGAGAGTATAGGGGATTAGTTGGCGAATCGGCCAGTTCTTTGGCTGATAAAAATCTGTTAATCTCGGTGACCAACCGAGCAGGGATTAATCGGCAGATATTTTTAACACTAAGTCCAAATCATTGAATCATGATTAAGGCATGGGCCTTTGAAATTCAGCCTCTTGCTAAAGACAAATAAGTATCATTTGGCATCGCCAATTTGATAACCAGACAGAAGGCTATCTAATAATGTTTAGCATtctattttttagcaaccctgtgtTGTTTGAGCTTAAGAGTGGTAGATGTTGGCATCTGCCAATTCAGTTATAGTAACTATGAAAGGCTGTGGAAATTCTTCAGTTATATACTAGCCCTTCAGTATAAATATGCCATAATAAAGAACCCATTTTCAACTAAACTTACATATCTCAAGGAAATGTGTAGGTAATTAAAGGTGCTACTTATACGACCATTCCAATTCTCGGACAGCATGCATGGCACGAATAGCGGGTCAGAATAATGCTTCTGGTTTTTGTTGCTAAGACAATCTTGCTGATGAAACTTTTTCAAGATCATTGTCTACAGTTATTTCTCCAACATGTACTCTTCTCCTGGAGTACAGTGCACTGGCATGGTTCTTGCAACTAGCTGTCACTACAGGGCATATACCCTGTATAGTTCAAATGGAATAATGATTGGTATCCTTAATTCTAGCAGCATATGCTGGCTGTGTTTTGTTAGAACAAATACACCCAATCCGCAAAAAAGAGGGAAAACAAATGTACCCAATTTAGGCCAAACTTGCATATTTCAGGACTTGGAAGTGTCTagatagtactacctccgtcccatatataagacgtttttgcagttcaaaatATACTAGCACTCAAATGCTCGTGCAGCATGCATGGCATCATTGTGGACCAGAATAACACTTTTGAGTTCTGTTGCTAAGAAAATCATGGTTACGAAACTGTACAAAATCAATGTGTACAGTTATTTTCTCCAACATGTTCTTGCAGTGCACTGACACAGTTCTGCAACTAGCTCTCACTACTGGGCATGTACCCTGTATCCTTGTTCTAAACGGATTTATGCTAGCTATGTCACTGTCTGGCTTGTTATCTTCAGAATTATTCGAGCGATGTGTTTCTTTGCCTCTCCAGGAGACTTCCTTGCTGTTCCAGTCAACCAATTACACAATCCACCTAACCCTCCTTTGGTCGCTTGTTGGAGGTGACTGCTATTTCATGTGCTTTTATTTAGTATAAATAGAGATGACATGGTCAATTTGAACACCTGTCAATGCAGTGGTCATTGGTTAAATGATCGCATCCACTCTTTTGATCATTGTAGTTAACATTTATGATAACTGTGTATATTAGGGGATGTGATGGTAAAGATAACTTATGACAAGATCTGGCCAGTTCATCATGCTTGTTTTGTCCAATAGTGTAGTATAGGCTTATGGCTATACTATGATAACTCACTAGAAAGAATTTTCAAGCGATGTTAAGCTTGTCACCTAAGATATATATACCAATCTTGTCTGAACTATAATTCAACAACAGTCCTGTTGGCAGGGGTtatgattatttatttatttttttgagaaaaaagaGAAGATTAATCTTTGATATGCTACTGTATAGTGTAAAGTTGTTTACATCGCAATACCTTGTTAGTTTGTTGGCGATGTTGAGCCTGGTTTCTTGGTTATGTTAAGCTTTATCAGCATAATTTTCTTGTTTTGTGGGATTGGGATGTATGAACGCATAGATTAAAATCGCGGGCGAAGGAGAATCGCGGGCGAGATTTTTGCCGCGACGGTTAAGGAAGGAATGGCACAATCGCCCGCGATAGCGCCGCGATCTCCGGCGATTTACCGAGCCATGCAGATCGCGGGGCAGTTTCAGAAACACGATAGCGCAGATTTCGCCCGCGATTTAAATCTTTGTATGAACGTCCTAGGCTGTGAATGGACAAATGTGCTCACGTCTCTTCTGATCATTTCGGCCATCTCCAATGGGATGCTTAAGGTTGTTGCTAAGGGAAATAATCTCCGTAGTTTTGCTAGTGTAGTTTTGCTAGTGTAGAATCTATTTCCACCCTAAGCCTGGTGTTCAATTTTgcgcctggcgcctgtgtgtttctTGTGTATTTTTTTTTCTCAACGTTCTGGCTGCCACACCAGCAGTTTGCCTATGATAACGTGC is drawn from Triticum dicoccoides isolate Atlit2015 ecotype Zavitan chromosome 6B, WEW_v2.0, whole genome shotgun sequence and contains these coding sequences:
- the LOC119321773 gene encoding eukaryotic translation initiation factor 4B3-like isoform X1 translates to MAVASAWAKPGSWALAAEEQDDLPPPPPPVPASDFPDLATAATTKVPKKKKVQPVSLASFNSAKFVLPSSRGPTPDMLLSLPTGPRERTEEELGGARWGNVSRGSDEMRRGGSGTEDYGPSRADEADDWGVKKPMERRERMGGFGGDSISSRADDVNDWVSTKKTAPSLPMERRERSSAFGSESQGRADDSTSWVSNKSYSAPPPPPSDGRRGGSVWGFNRDGCPDADSWARKREEVSSGGGSSSTRPRLVLQKRTLPIAVATDGEKDEGVEEEKGEFQPKSWSCNPFGAARPREEVLAAKVENLTKEVYEQEEKLVIQPKVRSWNPFGAARPREEVLAGKGEDWRKIDEKLEALKVREAPPELRSPGRRGSPVQGEENENGEVLERSTGRVWKKPTAVEAEVLSEQGRLPCCSSQPITQST
- the LOC119321773 gene encoding eukaryotic translation initiation factor 4B3-like isoform X2; this translates as MAVASAWAKPGSWALAAEEQDDLPPPPPPVPASDFPDLATAATTKVPKKKKVQPVSLASFNSAKFVLPSSRGPTPDMLLSLPTGPRERTEEELGGARWGNVSRGSDEMRRGGSGTEDYGPSRADEADDWGVKKPMERRERMGGFGGDSISSRADDVNDWVSTKKTAPSLPMERRERSSAFGSESQGRADDSTSWVSNKSYSAPPPPPSDGRRGGSVWGFNRDGCPDADSWARKREEVSSGGGSSSTRPRLVLQKRTLPIAVATDGEKDEGVEEEKGEFQPKSWSCNPFGAARPREEVLAAKVENLTKEVYEQEEKLVIQPKVRSWNPFGAARPREEVLAGKGEDWRKIDEKLEALKVREAPPELRSPGRRGSPVQGEENENGEVLERSTGRVWKKPTAVEAEVLSEQGSEATGAAPAN